A region from the Salminus brasiliensis chromosome 22, fSalBra1.hap2, whole genome shotgun sequence genome encodes:
- the abcc3 gene encoding ATP-binding cassette sub-family C member 3 isoform X5 codes for MEHVCGHKPFWEANLTLYTELPDLPECFQLSVLSWIPCIYLWLVSPLYLFYLKRNNKGYIMMSILNRVKTVIGFVLWIVCWTDLFASFHEMKEKDIPPIYFITPLIVGMTMLLATFIIQFERLRGVQSSGVLFIFWTLSVLCAIVPFRSKIMHASKGEIEDKLRFTTFYVYFGLTLVELILSCFNEKPPLFSSMVTDPNPCPESAAGFLSRMTFWWFTSMAIKGYKSPLETKDLWSLNKQDSSEMVVPKLLREWEVEKSKTQSIEQDVNGQAVYSKAGPETNHVEVSPEEVEVLLSSQKDSHQPSFLRALLKAFGPYFLIGSGFKLLQDLITFINPQLLRMLIEFTKQTGAPSWWGFSLAFMMFGCALLQTLILHQHFQYCFVTGMRLRTAIIGAIYRKSLVITNEAKRSCTVGEVVNLMSVDAQRFMDLTTFLNMLWSAPLQIILALLFLWQTLGPSVLAGVAVMILLIPFNAVIAMKTRAYQVEQMQYKDARIKLMNEILNGMKVLKLYAWEVSFKEKVLQIRQKELNVLRKTAYLSALSTMAWTSAPFLVALTTFAVYVSVDKSNVLDAEKAFVSLSLFNILRFPLNMLPQVISSLVQASVSLKRIQEFLSHNELDPDNVDKKPAPSDYAVTVVNGKFSWAKKDPPALHNINVMVPQGSLLAVVGHVGCGKSSLVSALLGEMEKLEGHISIRGSVAYVPQQAWIQNATLRDNILFGRPYVEQKYRCVLEACALTPDLEVLPGGDLTEIGEKGINLSGGQRQRVSLARALYSEADVYLLDDPLSAVDAHVAKHIFDNVIGPEGALRGKTRLLVTHGISFLPQVDNIVVLVEGMVSEMGSYQDLLKQNGAFAEFLRNYSLEDIVEDDEVTEVLIDEEESFPDDALSNHTDMVDNEPAVNEARRQFMRQISIMSNDVENPKTKSIRKRRCSERRHGETPQEKKEPKVEKLIQAEAAETGRVKFKVYWEYTKAVGPLLSFFICFLYASQSAAAIGANIWLSQWTNDSRDAVTAQEKVHMRVGVYAALGIAQGILVMFSAFTLAMGKIQAARKLHQGLLDNKFHTPQAFFDTTPIGRIINRFSKDIYVIDEALPSTILMFLGTFFASVSTMIVIVSSTPIFAVVVVPLALVYFFVQVR; via the exons CTGTTGGCTACCTTCATTATCCAGTTTGAGAGGCTGAGAGGAGTGCAGTCCTCCGGGgtgcttttcattttttggacGCTGTCTGTGCTGTGTGCCATTGTGCCTTTTCGCTCCAAGATCATGCATGCCAGCAAG GGCGAGATCGAAGACAAGCTGCGTTTCACCACCTTCTACGTGTATTTTGGTCTCACGTTAGTGGAGCTCATCCTGTCTTGCTTCAATGAGAAACCCCCTCTGTTCTCCAGTATGGTCACAGAtcct AATCCCTGTCCAGAATCAGCAGCTGGCTTCCTCTCGAGAATGACCTTTTGGTGGTTTACTAG CATGGCTATAAAAGGCTACAAATCCCCATTAGAGACCAAAGACCTGTGGTCCctaaacaagcaggacagctcCGAGATGGTGGTGCCCAAGCTCCTCAGGGAATGGGAAGTGGAGAAGTCTAAAACACAGAG cattgagcagGACGTGAACGGACAGGCAGTGTACTCTAAAGCTGGGCCCGAGACCAACCATGTGGAAGTCAGTcctgaggaggtggaggtgcTGCTGTCCAGCCAAAAGGACTCTCATCAGCCATCGTTTCTGCGCGCTCTGCTCAAGGCATTCGGCCCCTACTTCCTCATTGGCTCAGGCTTCAAGCTGCTGCAGGATctcatcaccttcatcaacCCGCAGCTGCTCAG AATGCTGATTGAGTTCACCAAACAGACAGGGGCCCCGTCCTGGTGGGGCTTTTCTCTGGCCTTCATGATGTTCGGCTGCGCCCTGCTACAGACACTGATCCTGCACCAGCACTTTCAGTATTGCTTCGTCACCGGCATGAGGCTGCGCACCGCTATCATAGGAGCCATCTACAGAAAG TCACTGGTTATAACAAACGAAGCGAAGCGTTCCTGCACTGTGGGCGAGGTGGTCAACTTGATGTCTGTGGATGCCCAGCGCTTCATGGACCTCACTACATTCCTCAACATGCTGTGGTCTGCACCACTGCAGATCATACTggccctcctcttcctctggcAG ACTCTGGGGCCCTCTGTCCTGGCAGGAGTTGCTGTTATGATCCTGCTGATTCCCTTCAATGCCGTCATCGCCATGAAAACCAGAGCTTACCAG GTGGAACAGATGCAGTATAAAGATGCCCGCATCAAGCTGATGAATGAAATTTTGAATGgaatgaaggtgctgaagctcTATGCCTGGGAGGTCTCCTTTAAGGAGAAAGTTCTTCAGATTCGCCAAAAAGAGCTGAATGTGCTGCGCAAAACTGCCTACCTCAGCGCACTCTCCACCATGGCCTGGACCAGCGCCCCTTTTCTG gtTGCCTTGACAACGTTTGCTGTTTATGTGAGCGTGGATAAAAGCAACGTTTTAGATGCAGAGAAGGCCTTCGTCTCCCTGTCTCTTTTCAACATCTTAAGATTTCCCCTCAACATGCTTCCGCAGGTCATAAGCAGCCTTGTGCAA GCCAGTGTGTCTCTCAAGCGCATCCAGGAATTCCTGAGTCACAATGAGCTGGACCCAGACAACGTGGACAAAAAACCTGCGCCCTCTG ATTATGCTGTGACAGTTGTGAATGGGAAATTCTCATGGGCGAAAAAAGACCCACCTGCTCTTCACAA CATTAATGTGATGGTGCCCCAGGGCTCGCTCCTGGCAGTTGTGGGTCATGTGGGCTGCGGGAAGTCGTCTCTGGTGTCTGCTCTGCTGGGGGAGATGGAAAAGTTGGAAGGACACATTTCCATAAGA GGCTCTGTGGCTTACGTGCCCCAGCAAGCGTGGATCCAGAATGCCACTCTGAGAGACAACATCCTGTTTGGCAGGCCCTACGTTGAGCAGAAGTACCGCTGTGTGCTGGAGGCCTGCGCTCTCACCCCTGACTTGGAAGTGCTTCCTGGAGGTGACCTTACTGAGATAGGAGAGAAG GGTATTAACCTGTCTGGTGGCCAGAGGCAGAGGGTGAGCCTTGCAAGAGCTCTGTACAGCGAGGCAGACGTCTACCTATTGGATGACCCTCTGTCTGCAGTAGACGCCCATGTGGCCAAGCACATTTTTGACAATGTCATCGGGCCAGAAGGAGCCCTGCGTGGAAAG aCTAGGCTCTTGGTGACCCATGGCATCAGTTTCCTGCCCCAGGTGGATAACATTGTGGTGCTGGTGGAGGGCATGGTGTCAGAGATGGGCTCCTATCAGGACTTGCTGAAGCAGAACGGAGCCTTTGCTGAGTTTCTGAGGAATTACTCTTTGGAGGACATCGTAGAGGACGATGAAGTGACGG AGGTGCTGATTGATGAGGAAGAGTCGTTCCCTGATGACGCTCTCAGCAACCACACAGATATGGTGGACAATGAGCCTGCAGTCAACGAGGCCCGAAGACAGTTCATGAG gcaGATTAGCATTATGTCCAATGATGTGGAAAACCCGAAGACAAAGTCCATTCGCAAACGCCGCTGCAGTGAGAGGAGGCACGGGGAAACGCCGCAGGAGAAGAAGGAGCCAAAAGTGGAGAAACTCATCCAAGCTGAGGCTGCGGAGACGGGACGG GTGAAGTTCAAGGTTTACTGGGAATACACAAAAGCGGTGGGGCCTTTACTGTCCTTCTTCATCTGTTTCCTGTACGCCAGTCAGAGTGCAGCTGCTATCGGAGCAAACATCTGGCTGAGCCAGTGGACTAATGACTCCAGGGACGCCGTTACTGCACAAGAGAAAGTACATATGAGAGTGGGGGTGTACGCGGCACTGGGCATTGCACAAG GCATCCTGGTCATGTTCTCTGCCTTTACTCTTGCCATGGGGAAAATACAGGCCGCACGTAAGCTGCACCAGGGCCTGCTGGACAACAAATTTCACACCCCCCAAGCTTTCTTTGACACTACCCCTATAGGGCGTATCATCAACCGCTTCTCCAAAGACATTTACGTGATCGACGAGGCTCTACCTTCCACTATCCTCATGTTCCTGGGCACCTTTTTTGCCTCAGTGTCCACCATGATCGTTATCGTTTCCAGCACCCCCATCTTTGCCGTGGTCGTTGTCCCACTGGCTTTGGTTTACTTCTTTGTGCAG GTGCGCTGA